Within Brassica oleracea var. oleracea cultivar TO1000 unplaced genomic scaffold, BOL UnpScaffold00452, whole genome shotgun sequence, the genomic segment tttagtttttgggtatttttgtgacaaaaacttaaaagatcTCAGAGAATTTCCCACTGGAATGGTTTTAACAATCAATCAAAAATGGGTAATTGAAGTAAATTATACCTTCAACGGCAGGGTGAGCAAATGCTTCCCACAACATGACTTCAAGATCCTCTCCTCTAACGAACTCATTTCTGGAAGACACATCAAGCTCTGTGAACCAGATTGGATGGCCAAGAACAGAGAGATTATCAAGAGCAGAGCAAACAATGGCTCCAACAGGACTATCTATGTGTCCTTGGATCCCAATCCCTCCTATGGCTGCTCCTTGCGCTTCCAATTCAAGAATAAGTCTGCTATACTTCTCCGGGGACGAACGTGTGTCATCACCATCCTCGACATGATAATCATTCACAAAGAGCAAAGCAGATGGATCAAGCTTGTGTGCAATGTTGAACATCAAAGCTCTGACACCTTTGCCAAGCCTATCTTGATAGAAAGAACCATGAAGCATCTCGTTGTTGACGTCGTAGTGCTTGAATTTACCTTTGTATCGGGTTAAGATATCTGTGAGACGCTTCTGGACCGCGTTCATGAGCTCTGTTTTGTTCAGCTGACGAACCCACGGCTGAACCGTGGACTCAACTTCCCAGAAAATGCAGTGTCCCCTAACGTTAATGTTATTGCCGATACAAAGATCCAACATATCGTCTGCGTCTTGGTAATTGAGCTTTCCACGTTCGGCCTCTGTCCAGTACCACTTCAGCTCGTTTCCGAACACTGCCCAGTTAAAGTTCTTTGTGAAGAAGTCAACAAAGTCTTCGTTGTCTATGTCTGTTCTATTAATGCACGTTCCTACCGGGAAACTGTTGTGCGTTTGTTTCACTTTCACTATGTAAGGAAACAAATCGCAGGATTCATCAAGTCCTGAGAATTTCAAGATAATGTCGCGCTTACGTACCTACCATGAAACAATATTCTTGAACTCAGAAGCTTATTAAACCGCATATACTAATGAAATTTGTAGAGAATTTGAACCTCGTCAACTTGTTTTTTGAGACATCTGATACGTTCCCGACGGTCCACAGGAAATATTTGCAGTCCCGCAATCATCAGATTGATGCCAGCTGCAGGACCTTGAACATAAACCATGACGTTTTGGGGTTGCTTCTCGAGCCTAAAGGATCCTCCGAGTTCATGCCATGTTTCACCAACGCTAACCTCGACTTGTCCTCCATTCACCCATTGGTTGTCGACGCTGAGTGCAATGTTCACATTTTGAGGACTTATACCACTACTAGCTCCCACGCTAAGCTTCACCCATGCTGAGATTTGATATGTCAAGAATAGTTTGATTTTATCTGCTATCATTTGAGCCGGACCCATCCAAGTCTGAGATCTATTGGTCACAAGGATGTAGCTTCCGCCAAGAGGTTTGTGAGAACCAAGTGTTTCTCTAGCCATTGGCGGCAAAGTGCGAGGAGCGCCTTGTCCAACACTCAACTTGCAGTTTCCTAGAGTGAACCATGGTTGAGTTTCCCCATCTCCTACTTCACTGTTTTCAACTATGTTGATTCCAAAACCGGGATTCTGGCATATATACACCACAAATAGAAACAGGTTAGTGGAGAAATCCAACTATAAATTGATCATACTAATATTTCAAGCAGGTTCTCTAAGAAGCTATCTCTGGTCTTGGCTCCATGGATAGATAACCAGAAGACTAGGTGCGTTAAAAAGCGTGAAGTGGGGAAAGAGAAATAAACACCATCATGTTCTAAAGTGCAAATCAACTATAGGTAGACTTTTAGTATATTATTCTCTGTGACTAATATTTTACgcataagaaaatatttgttcCCCTTCCTTAGACGTAGAAGCAAACTTCCATTTTCTCACTTTCTCATTTTGTAGGGATTATATGATCCCcgttttattgattattttttagcAGTGAGAGTTtctgcagaaaaaaaaaccttgtttCGTTTTGATTATCCTAAGTACTACTTGTTGtatccaaaaccaaaatatctTGCATATATTGCTTTTGATCCAGACCAATCATAGTATAAATGCATCCTAATTTCATCATTTATTTGACTTACGATCCAGACCACGAATCGTGCTATCGCAAGTTTTAAAGCATTGTTAATGGTTAAGGCACAGACCTCGTAGAATGGTGGAGGAGATGGACGGTTCCGCCGAGCATGTTTGACATCTAAAGTGTTTACAAGAATGTCGGTTCCTGGAGGTGGACCTTCAAGGTATAGTATTACCCTTGATGGTGAACCATGTATTAAGAATTTGCCCTTCAACTCTACCCAATCATTATTACCCGCCTGCACACTAACATGATTCATTGACAAAGCAGAATCCTATTAGTTTACTGATTTTAAACACGATATTGATTCTTTTTAACACTAGAGGAGATGAGAAACCAACTTAGCAATGGCTATGTATTGTTCGCGTTGGTTTGCGTTTAAGACCCAAAGAGTCGCTTGTACAGTTGCACTCGTGGCATTGTTGCCAAATATTCGGACGACTGATGTTACTTCGTAGACACGCTTCCTTTGGAATCTTCCTGAAATCTCCTGTTGAATCCCGTTCCATGCGGCTTTACGTTCGGTTGCTGCTGCAAAAACGTGTCCAGAGAGCGGTACGATTTTACCTCCATCCATTGACTCGTGCAAGACAGCCTTGCACCCTCTTCCATTCCAATTTTTGAGGCCGTCCTCAaagttagggtttaggattatgCTATCCTGCTCTTTATTAGTGTGATGCTGCTAAGCGTACATACGAAAATGGTTATACTCATATTGGAGAAactatgataaaaataataaaacctaAACATCAACTAGCTAATTACATGAACGTTATCATCTTCAGCATCATTGGAAAGCGTCACCTTTGTATTCTTCTCCATAACAGTTTTTTATCCAATGTTTAAGtccgaagaaaaaaaaaaaggatcttATAATGCAGAGACTACAGAGATTTAATCTTTAGAAACAGGAGAGGTAAGTACTTGGTTAAGTCCTGGAACCTGCTCTGCTATATATGCTTTTCtgtcaaacaaaaaacttaGTGAGTTTCAATTGAACCCCAAGCCAAGAAAGAAGGgcaatactaaaaaaaaaatagaataaaataatattttgattttgtgatttgaagAGCAAAAAGAAGAGAACTACATTTGCTTTGTCTTAAACCCAGGAAATTGCAGTTTGCTTGAATTGAAATAGAAGGTTTCAAATATTGTCATAAAAAGCTGAAGTTCAGGTTTCCTTTTCCAACTTGTTTGTTTTCAAGACTTAGAATGCAAGTAAACAATTTTAAAGGTTTCAAATATTCTCACGGTGTACAGTGATCTAACCTGATTGGCTTCTGAGTTTCTAGTacatactgtttttttttttttttggacaacgtACATACTGGCTTTAGAATTAGAGTTTTGTATTCAGTGGCTACAAAGTTGATAGGAAATTCGAAAATAGAAAAGGGCAAACAAAATCTTTTGGGTTATTTTCTTTGACAAGTATAGACGATTTtactatctaatctattaaaaaaggagtaaaaaattatattacccCTTAGTTTTACCACTTATTTACAATGACATACCTTTGAGATATTTATTGAACCTATATTTAGgtatgtttgttttttattaatttaaattatagatttcTTTAATCGtatcttaaccaaaatagatttttcaATAGATTTCCTAATATATTTCGTATTAACGTATTAAATATTTTCcgatatttattaataataaataataagtaaaaaccACATctcataatcaatttatataatatataaataaaatataaaataatctattcataaattattggtataatgtttttcatatatataagtctaattatttaattggacttatatatatgaaaaagttatacaaataatttatgaaatacTGTGATAATAAAcgattaaaataacaaaaatataattattcaaagtaataaataaaattgttatgttttaaaatgttatactaacaattaattaatatattttaatttacaaatatatattataccatttagtacagaatttttttaaagtgaaaacaaatattcatatGGTCAGAGGTCAAACTCTAGGAATAAACAATAACAATGCATgataattttcttaacaaatttattttaatagaaattataattctaaaatttttaaatttattttatttattttaaggagtGCTAAAATTTTGGAATTAGAAAGATTTATGACAACTCTATACTGTTTTAGTATgaataattgaaatttattatcataatatcttattaaaaaaaattaattgtactttttgttataactgcatagtttacttttttttttttgaacacaagcATAGTTTACCTTCAATCCAAATTTATGAATAGTAGGTGCAactttattttgtgatatacattttgtttgtgaaaaataatttaaaatatatactacaaaGCTTTACTGAATAAGAGGAAACAAATATAtgactttaaaatttatgaaattatcTACACAAATGGTGGAAGAAGTAAAGGAAGAAAAAGACCATACATGTTGActataacattattttgttcaaaaaaactataaacgTTTGTAAAATGGTTAATGTTAAGAATATTTATCGTTAatgatgtataattttttttaagtatataaaaatgaaagcaAACACCGGCGCGGTTGCGCGGTTCAAGGTCTAGTTCTTGTTATTTCATCAGAAGATTTTActattcatttaaatattttgggaCTACATAATATTTAGCTGAAATGTTATTTTCTTGATTAGGCGTTtaacttatttaaattaaagCTAGTTCagaatttgaagttttaggttTTGATTTGCTAAGTTAAACGCCCATTTTGGTAAACAAGAGATCGCCTCACCCGCGGGGGTTCGTATGCGTTGTATTTGCCTTTTAAATTTGTACTATTACACTTGGATTTCCGTCATAGTAATGATTTCTATTTCTGCAATCTTTCATTATTCTTGCCTAAATTTTCATATTGTGTTTCGGTTTCTATGTTGAGGTTATTGATTTGTGTATGTTTGTTTAGCATTtgaactttcttttcttttagagATTATCGATACAATCATGTTTTGTgtttaaaagtataataaaatgtGTTGAAGTATGCCTAATGTAACagcccgatcccccggcgtccgaccggggttatcgaaggggcgttatggacacgtgtctactcatttagccaatcctacgtgtcccgttactggtcccgagagacgagcgcataaccttctttgaaataccgtcacacccacatccatatacttctacttacagtcctgcgcacagggaaaaatggaaatggaggggtgagtaacaagttactcagtgaagtggttCTAgcccagcctgcccgcatgacactctatactactctatgcgggaactaggactgactagccactacaatcagttaATGCATTTTATCATTTCCTAACGTCATCTATTGATTTTCCACATTCACTTCCATtcatttctaacaacctagtgatcaatcaatacaatgatctcactcattgccacacacgTCAAACCCTAGGCTTAACCGACTCATCATACCAGTCCGACTCGATCCTATGACACCTTTAACTCCCTGTTACCCGACCATGAGCTAAAAACCCTACAATGCACATCCTTTTCATCTTTTCGTCCTTTTCAACAGTGGGTAGCCCCAACTAGgcttctaccccatattcttgtggattggccacatctcctatggataCCTAGCGTGGACTACTACCCCACATACTTTCCTTAGACCCTCTATATGCTTTCCCACCCATGCTTAACCTTAACATCATTCTCTCATACTTTTACTTATCCTTTCACTTCCTTATCATTTTCACTTATCCCTTCCCATTCTCATTTACCTTCCTTTTTCATTCATACTTGTACTTGGGACTCAattcactagacgccacccgctatcggtgtcacacacaatacacatcgCATTCAAGTTCTACTTCAATAACATTTATAATCATTACTCGTCTATCGTCCTAGCATTTATTTCTCTCTAGCATCCTAACTTCAATCACAACAACACATGAGACAACACATCCAAACATACTAGAATCAACTACCAATCAATCATCACCACAACAATTCAATTCAGTTCATCGAGTCCCATTTATCAgtatgagggttcttatgcatcatgatccattcatctatCATCCTAGCAATACCATGTCCTATCAACCTAACTCCCAATCAGGGTCTAATCaaacctaactccaacataTAGGAGTATACAGAATCATGAAAGAAGGTTGGGTTCgagacactccaccttagcctagNNNNNNNNNNNNNNNNNNNNNNNNNNNNNNNNNNNNNNNNNNNNNNNNNNNNNNNNNNNNNNNNNNNNNNNNNNNNNNNNNNNNNNNNNNNNNNNNNNNNNNNNNNNNNNNNNNNNNNNNNNNNNNNNNNNNNNNNNNNNNNNNNNNNNNNNNNNNNNNNNNNNNNNNNNNNNNNNNNNNNNNNNNNNNNNNNNNNNNNNNNNNNNNNNNNNNNNNNNNNNNNNNNNNNNNNNNNNNNNNNNNNNNNNNNNNNNNNNNNNNNNNNNNNNNNNNNNNNNNNNNNNNNNNNNNNNNNNNNNNNNNNNNNNNNNNNNNNNNNNNNNNNNNNNNNNNNNNNNNNNNNNNNNNNNNNNNNNNNNNNNNNNNNNNNNNNNNNNNNNNNNNNNNNNNNNNNNNNNNNNNNNNNNNNNNNNNNNNNNNNNNNNNNNNNNNNNNNNNNNNNNNNNNNNNNNNNNNNNNNNNNNNNNNNNNNNNNNNNNNNNNNNNNNNNNNNNNNNNNNNNNNNNNNNNNNNNNNNNNNNNNNNNNNNNNNNNNNNNNNNNNNNNNNNNNNNNNNNNNNNNNNNNNNNNNNNNNNNNNNNNNNNNNNNNTGCAATCTTCTCTTCTGCCTCCATGGCGAAGCCTGCCATCCGCCTCACTAGCGCGAACTCCAGGGGCTCCAAAACACCCCTCAACTGCGCCTGGAGTTCCTTACGAAGCCCGCTCTTATACCATACGCACCACGTCTCTGCATTCTTCGGTTTGCACAGCTTGGCTTGGTTGATGAAGTCCTCGGTGTATCCAGCGACTGATCGGTCCTCCTGAGCATTCTTGATCAGCACTCCACACTGGCACTTCCCGGTGAACACCCTTGGGGGTCCCCCTGCTGCACTTGGCGGCTTGCATGGACGGCCACGCTTCCTCGGGGGCCCCTCTTCGGTTGCAAGCTGGAACCTCGCATCGCCCTGCAGTAGACGTTCCTCCATAGCCATCCTCTGGAAATGTGGCATCAACACTTTATGCCTCACAGTCTGCTCGTGCGGGTACCTGAATAGAAACTCCCTGTACTGCTCTTCAGGATCTGGAAACATGGGTAGCACCAAGTTACCCTCCATGTCATAGTGACGCCTTTGGGCATACTCCCTGGTGTTCCTCCGTCCGTAGTGCATACGCGGCATCCTCCACTCGTAATGGTCAAGCGAAAACATCCTGCAATAAAATTTCAATCAGAACCATAATAGAAGTATGGATATAGTGGGATTTTCAAATAATCTTTCACAATCCGAAAACACTTAGTAATAacgaaataataaatttaaatttttttttttttttttgaaaacgtcGGAAATGCCGATCCCTTAGGACAGAACTAAGGGATCttaacccgctctgataccaattgtaacagcccgatcccccggcgtccgaccggggttatcgaaggggcgttatggacacgtgtctactcatttagccaaccctacgtgtcccgttactggtcccgagagacgagcgcataaccttctttgaaataccgtcacacccacatccatatacttctacttacagtcctgcgcacagggaaaaatggaaatggaggggtgagtaacaagttactcagtgaagtggttCTAgcccagcctgcccgcatgacactctatactactctatgcgggaactaggactgactagccactacaatcagttaATGCATTTTATCATTTCCTAACGTCATCTATTGATTTTTCCACATTCACTTCCATtcatttctaacaacctagtgatcaatcaatacaatgatctcactcattgccacacacgTCAAACCCTAGGCTTAACCGACTCATCATACCAGTCCGACTCGATCCTATGACACCTTTAACTCCCTGTTACCCGACCATGAGCTAAAAACCCTACAATGCACATCCTTTTCATCTTTTCGTCCTTTTCAACAGTGGGTAGCCCCAACTAGGCTTCTACCCCACATTCTTGTagattggccacatctcctatgggtgcttccatattcttgtggattggccacatctcctatggataCCTAGCGTGGACTACTACCCCACATACTTTCCTTAGACCCTCTATATGCTTTCCCACCCATGCTTAACCTTAACATCATTCTCTCATACTTTTACTTATCCTTTCACTTCCTTATCATTTTCACTTATCCCTTCCCATTCTCATTTACCTTCCTTTTTCATTCATACTTGTACTTGGGACTCAattcactagacgccacccgNNNNNNNNNNNNNNNNNNNNNNNNNNNNNNNNNNNNNNNNNNNNNNNNNNNNNNNNNNNNNNNNNNNNNNNNNNNNNNNNNNNNNNNNNNNNNNNNNNNNNNNNNNNNNNNNNNNNNNNNNNNNNNNNNNNNNNNNNNNNNNNNNNNNNNNNNNNNNNNNNNNNNNNNNNNNNNNNNNNNNNNNNNNNNNNNNNNNNNNNNNNNNNNNNNNNNNNNNNNNNNNNNNNNNNNNNNNNNNNNNNNNNNNNNNNNNNNNNNNNNNNNNNNNNNNNNNNNNNNNNNNNNNNNNNNNNNNNNNNNNNNNNNNNNNNNNNNNNNNNNNNNNNNNNNNNNNNNNNNNNNNNNNNNNNNNNNNNNNNNNNNNNNNNNNNNNNNNNNNNNNNNNNNNNNNNNNNNNNNNNNNNNNNNNNNNNNNNNNNNNNNNNNNNNNNNNNNNNNNNNNNNNNNNNNNNNNNNNNNNNNNNNNNNNNNNNNNNNNNNNNNNNNNNNNNNNNNNNNNNNNNNNNNNNNNNNNNNNNNNNNNNNNNNNNNNNNNNNNNNNNNNNNNNNNNNNNNNNNNNNNNNNNgagagagagagagagcgtgcgacggcgaggagagagagagtgacggcaaggagagagagagagagcgacgcgcgggagagagagagagagaagagagagaggcggcgcaGGATAGAAGGGGAGAGAgctcgacggctagggttttcggCCTCCGGGatttctctgcagagcttcgcttcagATTTGTGATGAGGCAAAAAGGGaggctgcatctctttttataggaaagggGTAGGGAAACCCTAGGTTTTTGCCAAATGGGCCGTAGAGAAGCCCATATTCTTTGGGAAATTTTACGGGccaggaaccgggccgttacacCTAATCTCATGAACAAATGGAAGCGACTCTGTTGGAATACGAGTGTTTTGAGCTAAATTGAATTCGGGTCGGTTTAGACAGATACATTTGGTTTACTACTTTCGGTTATTTCCGGTTTGTAATCTCTTGGTTATAAAAGAGAAACAGAGCCGTTAAGAGGTTGTTACGGATGTTACTCGTCATCATCATCGAGCTTTCTCCGATGTGTGGAGAACTCATTTTCTTGGAGATTAGTGGAGCTTGTCGGATTGAGATCTATCCCCAGGGATTAGTGCCTCGCATCGAGTGCAATATTTTGGGCAAACAAATCTTGTGTTCTTTTGT encodes:
- the LOC106319635 gene encoding endo-1,4-beta-xylanase A isoform X2: MEKNTKVTLSNDAEDDNVHHHTNKEQDSIILNPNFEDGLKNWNGRGCKAVLHESMDGGKIVPLSGHVFAAATERKAAWNGIQQEISGRFQRKRVYEVTSVVRIFGNNATSATVQATLWVLNANQREQYIAIANVQAGNNDWVELKGKFLIHGSPSRVILYLEGPPPGTDILVNTLDVKHARRNRPSPPPFYENPGFGINIVENSEVGDGETQPWFTLGNCKLSVGQGAPRTLPPMARETLGSHKPLGGSYILVTNRSQTWMGPAQMIADKIKLFLTYQISAWVKLSVGASSGISPQNVNIALSVDNQWVNGGQVEVSVGETWHELGGSFRLEKQPQNVMVYVQGPAAGINLMIAGLQIFPVDRRERIRCLKKQVDEVRKRDIILKFSGLDESCDLFPYIVKVKQTHNSFPVGTCINRTDIDNEDFVDFFTKNFNWAVFGNELKWYWTEAERGKLNYQDADDMLDLCIGNNINVRGHCIFWEVESTVQPWVRQLNKTELMNAVQKRLTDILTRYKGKFKHYDVNNEMLHGSFYQDRLGKGVRALMFNIAHKLDPSALLFVNDYHVEDGDDTRSSPEKYSRLILELEAQGAAIGGIGIQGHIDSPVGAIVCSALDNLSVLGHPIWFTELDVSSRNEFVRGEDLEVMLWEAFAHPAVEGIILWGFWELSMSRENSNLVEGEGEVNEAGKRFLDVKQEWLSHAYGIINNESEFIFRGYHGTYAVEVCTPAGIVLKTFVVEKGESPLFLSIDLSYL
- the LOC106319635 gene encoding endo-1,4-beta-xylanase A isoform X1, whose product is MEKNTKVTLSNDAEDDNVHQHHTNKEQDSIILNPNFEDGLKNWNGRGCKAVLHESMDGGKIVPLSGHVFAAATERKAAWNGIQQEISGRFQRKRVYEVTSVVRIFGNNATSATVQATLWVLNANQREQYIAIANVQAGNNDWVELKGKFLIHGSPSRVILYLEGPPPGTDILVNTLDVKHARRNRPSPPPFYENPGFGINIVENSEVGDGETQPWFTLGNCKLSVGQGAPRTLPPMARETLGSHKPLGGSYILVTNRSQTWMGPAQMIADKIKLFLTYQISAWVKLSVGASSGISPQNVNIALSVDNQWVNGGQVEVSVGETWHELGGSFRLEKQPQNVMVYVQGPAAGINLMIAGLQIFPVDRRERIRCLKKQVDEVRKRDIILKFSGLDESCDLFPYIVKVKQTHNSFPVGTCINRTDIDNEDFVDFFTKNFNWAVFGNELKWYWTEAERGKLNYQDADDMLDLCIGNNINVRGHCIFWEVESTVQPWVRQLNKTELMNAVQKRLTDILTRYKGKFKHYDVNNEMLHGSFYQDRLGKGVRALMFNIAHKLDPSALLFVNDYHVEDGDDTRSSPEKYSRLILELEAQGAAIGGIGIQGHIDSPVGAIVCSALDNLSVLGHPIWFTELDVSSRNEFVRGEDLEVMLWEAFAHPAVEGIILWGFWELSMSRENSNLVEGEGEVNEAGKRFLDVKQEWLSHAYGIINNESEFIFRGYHGTYAVEVCTPAGIVLKTFVVEKGESPLFLSIDLSYL
- the LOC106319635 gene encoding endo-1,4-beta-xylanase A isoform X3 codes for the protein MEKNTKHHTNKEQDSIILNPNFEDGLKNWNGRGCKAVLHESMDGGKIVPLSGHVFAAATERKAAWNGIQQEISGRFQRKRVYEVTSVVRIFGNNATSATVQATLWVLNANQREQYIAIANVQAGNNDWVELKGKFLIHGSPSRVILYLEGPPPGTDILVNTLDVKHARRNRPSPPPFYENPGFGINIVENSEVGDGETQPWFTLGNCKLSVGQGAPRTLPPMARETLGSHKPLGGSYILVTNRSQTWMGPAQMIADKIKLFLTYQISAWVKLSVGASSGISPQNVNIALSVDNQWVNGGQVEVSVGETWHELGGSFRLEKQPQNVMVYVQGPAAGINLMIAGLQIFPVDRRERIRCLKKQVDEVRKRDIILKFSGLDESCDLFPYIVKVKQTHNSFPVGTCINRTDIDNEDFVDFFTKNFNWAVFGNELKWYWTEAERGKLNYQDADDMLDLCIGNNINVRGHCIFWEVESTVQPWVRQLNKTELMNAVQKRLTDILTRYKGKFKHYDVNNEMLHGSFYQDRLGKGVRALMFNIAHKLDPSALLFVNDYHVEDGDDTRSSPEKYSRLILELEAQGAAIGGIGIQGHIDSPVGAIVCSALDNLSVLGHPIWFTELDVSSRNEFVRGEDLEVMLWEAFAHPAVEGIILWGFWELSMSRENSNLVEGEGEVNEAGKRFLDVKQEWLSHAYGIINNESEFIFRGYHGTYAVEVCTPAGIVLKTFVVEKGESPLFLSIDLSYL